Below is a genomic region from Tumebacillus amylolyticus.
GACCATCCCGTCGATGGCACCGTTGAGGAGCGTGTCGTCCTTGACGTCTTGGTAGTAGCCGTTTTTGAGCGTGGTGTAGGTGTCCACGAGTTTGTTGAACTCGGCGTCTTTGACGGCAGGTGAGGCAACGTCGCCGCTTTTTACCAAATGACCTGACGCGTTCAGTCCGACGACGGTCAAGCCGCTGCTCAAGACCAAAGCCGTGACCAACCCGATGATCATGTAGCGTCCTTTGATGTACATAGTCCCGCTTGCACCACCTTTGTCCAAATCTGCTTTAGTATATGACACTCGGGCTACAGATATTTGCGCGGGTTCACGACGACGCCGTTTTCATACACGCCGAAGTGCAGGTGCGGGCCGGTGGAGCGTCCGGTCGAGCCTTCCTTGCCGATCGCATCGCCCTGTGTCACTTGTTGACCGACAGAGACGAGGATGCCGCCGTTCATGAGATGGCCGTACAGCGACCAGAGGCCGCCCCCGTGGTCGATGATGATGCAGTTGCCAAACCCGGTGACCCAGCCGGCGGTGATGACTTTGCCGGTCTGCGCCGCAACAACCGTCGTGCCCTGCGGACCTGCAATGTCCATCCCGTTGTGGCCCATGCGTTGGCCGGTGAACGGGTCGATGCGGTCGCCGAATTCGTCGGTGATCGTTGAGACTCCCGGAAGCGGCCAGATAAAAGGACCGCCCGCCGACTGGGTCGGGGTGGTGTTTTGCTTGTTCTGTTCGGCCGAGATCTGTTGCGAGATCGCGTAGATTTGCTTGATGGCGTCGTCTTGCATTTGCTGTGCTTCTTGCTCGATGCGCTCTTGGGCGGATTTGTCCGTCTCCAATTGCTGGTTGAGCGCGACTTTTTGGGCTTTGAGTCCGTCGAGTTCAGACTTCTGCTCGACTTGTTGCGTCTTCATCGCCGTCAGCGTGTTGCGGTCGTCCTCGAGTTTTTTCTTGGTCGCTTCGATCGTGTCACGGTCCGCTTTGTTTTTCTTGAGGATTTCCGTGTCTTGCTGGTAGATGATCGCCAGCGTGTCGAAGCGGTCGAGAAAATCGGAGAACGATGTCGCGTCGAGCAGGACGTCGAGGTATTGCACTTCGCCTTGCTCGTACATCATCTTGAGGCGTTGCTTGAGGACTTTGTCGCGCTCTTTGACCCGGGCTTCCGCTTCGGTGAGCTTGCCTTGGGTGATTTCGATCTCTTGGTTTTTCGTGTAGATGGAGCCTTGCAGTTTGGTGATTTCCGTTTCTTTCGCATCGATGTCAGCCGTTAATTTGTTGATGTCGTTGGCGTTGACGTTGATCTGTTTTTGGAATTGATCTTTTTTCTGTTTGGCATCCTGTTCGCGCTGTTTGGCGGCATCGAGTTGCTGCTGTTGTTGCTGTTGCTGGGTTTTCAGGTCGTCGATGTCGGCAAAAACGGCGGACGGAAACGTCATCGCCAAGGCTGCGGCCGTGGTGAGGCCGAAGACCATCGTGCGGGTGAAACGCGACTTGCGAGCTTGCATCCAACTATCCCCTTCCCTCAAGTAGAGATACTTAAATTCGCAAGAAACGGCTGATCGACATGACAGAGCCGATCATCCCAATCAAAGCTCCGATGGAGATCAAGATGGCCGCGACCGAATAGATCAAGCTAATCGGTGCGAAGGTGAAGTACATGAAGCCCGGATAACTGCCGAGGATGTACTGGTAGCCAAATGAGATCAACGCCGTCGGAATCAATGCGCCGAAGACGCCGATCATCAAACCTTCGATCAAGAACGGCCAGCGGATGAACCAGTTGGTTGCCCCTACCAACTTCATAATCTCGATCTCGCGTCGACGAGCGAAGATCGTGACTTTGATCGTGTTCGAGATCAGGAACAGCGCCGTAAAGCACAGTCCTACGACAAACACGGCACCAGCGTTGCGGACGAAATTGATGCCCTTGAACATTTTCTCGACGGTGTCTTTGCCGTAATTGACTTTGTCGACGAGCGGCAAGGTTTGGACTTTTTTGGCGACGGTTGCAATGGTCTGCGGGTCCTTCGCTTTGAGAATGAACTTGTCGGGCAGCGGGTTCTCGGAGTCCAAACCTTCGAGGAGGTTGGCGTTCTCGGCGAGTTTGTCGCGGAGTTGGTCGAGGCCCGATTCCTTTGATACATAAGTGACGGAGCTGAGCTCCGGGAGACTCTTCAGTTGACGTTCCAGTTCCAGTACGTCGGCGCGTGCGGCGCCTTCCTTGACGTAGACGTTCATTTCGACTTGAGATTCGAGTTGCTTGGAGAACTGTTGGACGTTGTAGGCGAGGACCAAAAAGATCCCGAGCAAAAGCAGCGTGACGGTGACGGCCGAGATCGACGCGAACGTCATCCAGCCGTTGCGGCTGAGGTTGCGCAGACCTTCGCGGCCGTGACGGCCCATGGTTCTAATTTTCATAGCCGTAGACCCCCCGTTTCTGGTCGCGGACGATTTGTCCACCCTCGACGGCGAGGACGCGTTTTTTTAGCGTGTTGACGATTTCCTTGTTGTGGGTCGCCATGACGATGGTCGTGCCTCGGTTGTTGATCTCTTCGAACAGGCGCATGATGTCCCACGAAGTTTCCGGGTCGAGGTTGCCGGTCGGCTCGTCCGCGATGATGACGGACGGGTTGTTGATCAGAGCGCGCGCGATGGAGACGCGCTGTTGTTGGCCGCCGGACAATTCGGTCGGCAGAGCCGTTGCTTTTTCGCTGAGGCCGACGAGTTCAAGCACTTCGGCGACGCGGGTGCGAATTTTTTTCGGAGACGCTTCAATGACTTCGAGCGCGAACGCGACATTTTCTCGGACGGTCTTGGTCGGCAGGAGCTTAAAGTCTTGGAAGACGACGCCGATTTGGCGGCGGAGCAACGGAATTTTGCGTTCTTTGAGACGTTCGATGTTAAATCCGTTGACAAAGATGGAGCCTTTGGACGGACGTTCCTCACGGTACATGAGCTTGATAAAAGTCGATTTGCCGGCGCCGCTGGGACCGACCACATAGACGAACTCCCCCTTATCAATCCGCACGCTGATCCCTTGCAGGGCAACAGCGCCGTTGGGGTAGGTCTTCCATACGTCGTGCATCTCGATCATCGCTTACACCACTTTCTACTGTCTGATTTTGTCGGCACAGCCGCACAGACGATGTCGAAACTCGCCACCTTACGATATTCGACGTTGGCCTGTCATTTCCTGTAGAGAATTGCGGTCTGGTGGATTTTTCCCAGAGCTTTTTTGGCGGAAATGTGAAAAAACCCCTCATCCGTAAAGGCCTGAGGGGTTTTGATCTTCCACACTATCTCTCTTCCACCGTCTTGCTTCTCAACACATTCGCATCCGTCCCGACGCTCGCCGCTCCGAGGCTGAACAGCCGCTTCACGATCAGGACCACCACGAGCACGACCAGCAGCAGCAAGACAATCGTGCCGCCCGGCGGGATGTCGAGTTGGTACGAAGCGGTGAGGCCGCCGAGAACTGCGAAGAGGCCGGTGAGCACGGCGACCCAGACGGTCATCGTGAATCCGCGTGAGATTCGCATGGAGATTGCCGCCGGCAGAATCATCAACGACGAGACCAGCAACACGCCGACGATCGGCATGGCAACCGCCACGACGAGACCTGCGAGCAGCGAAAACGCCAGCGACAACGTCCGCGCCGGAACTCCGCTTACTTGTGCGGTCTCTTCATCAAATGTCAGCACGTACATCGGCCGCCAGAAAAACCAGAAGAACAGCCCGCAGAGCAACACAACCCCTGCCATGATCAGCAAATCGGTCGTGCTCACCGCGATGATCGAGCCGAACAGATACGACGTGAATCCACGGCTCGCTCCCTTGTTGAAACTCATCAGCACAACCGCCGACGCCAAGCCTCCCGACATCAGGATGGCAATCGACAGTTCGCTGTACGCTTTGAACGAGCGGCGAAGTGTATCGACCAAAACCGCCCCGAGCAACGCCGCAATCATCGCGGTCACCATCGGGTACGTCCCGATCAAAGCCCCGATCGCCACGCCCGCAAGCGAAACGTGGGACAGCGTATCCGCCATCAGCGATTGTCTGCGCAAAACGAGATACACGCCAATCACCGGCGCAACCACGGCAATCATGATGCCTGCGAGAAATGCATTTTGTAAAAAGCCGTACTGCAACATCTCGAACATCTACTCAACCCCCTCTTCGTCATCGTAACAGCAGTAGAGGGGCAGAGTTTCCGTCTTCGCTCGCAGATCCATGCGATCTTGAAACTGTTGCGGTGTCCCGTCGAATCGAATTCGCTTGTCGAGCACGAGCAAACGCGTCAGGCGCGGCAACGTCTCTTCCAAGTCGTGCGTGACCATCAACACCGTCCGTCCGTGATGCTGCACTTGATGCTGAATCAAATCATAAAACGAAGTCCGCGCCTCCACGTCCATCCCGGTCGTCGGTTCATCCAAAACGAGCAAATCAGGCTCCAAAACCAAAGACCGTGCCAAGCAGACGCGTTGCTTTTGTCCACCGGAGAGCTCGCCGATTTTGCGCTTGCGATGCTCCCACATGCCGACCTGCTTCAGAACTTGCTCGACGCGCGCCACTTCATCGGACGGCAACAAGCCGAACCAACGCTTGCGGGTGTACAGCCCCGAGCGCACCAACTCATAGACCGTGCTCGGGAACCCTGCATTAAAGGAGGCGATGTTCTGCGGAACGTACCCGAGAACCAGCGGCTTTCCCTTGGGGCCTGTGGGACTCAGTTCCACAGAGCCGTGTTGCGGTGTGAGAAGACCCAGCAACAGCTTGAGCGTTGTCGTCTTGGCCGAGCCGTTCGGGCCGGTCAGACCGATGAATTCTGATGTCCCCACTTGCACTTGTAACTGATCCAGTACCGGAGTCTGACCATATCCGAAGACCACATCTCGCATCTCGGCCAATTTCACAGCGGCTTCTCTCCTTTTCTCTGCAAAAAATCTTACGCCTCACTCAGCGCTTGTTTCAGCGCGGTGAGGTTTTGTTTCTGCACTCCGATATAATCAAGCCCTTGGGCTTTTTCGTCCTCTGTCAATCCTTCGAGCGGGTTCAAAACCCCCGTTTTGGCCCCGACTTCGCGAGCGACCGTTTCCGCCACTTTCGGAGAAGCCAACGTCTCAAAGAAAATCGTCTTCACGTTGTGCGCCTTCACAAGATTGACGATATCCCTCATATCGCCTGCACTCGGCTCTTGTTCCGGCGATAGGCCGGCAATCGGCACTTGCGTCAGACCGTATGATTTCGCCATATAGCCAAACGCGGTGTGCGACGTGACGAATTCCTTGTTCGGCGCGCCGGTAAACTCGTCGGTGAACGCTTGGTCGAGGTCTGCCAGCTGCGCGATGTAATCGGCTGCGTTTTTCTTGTAGACCTCGGCGTGGGCCGGGTCTTTTTTCTCCAAGGCGTTGGCGATGGTTCGAACTTCTTGCTGTGCCAGTTTCGGGTCGAGCCAGACATGCGGGTCCATCATTTGACTGGGCTGCCCGAATGCCACAGCGTCCTCATGACCGTCGTGGTTCTCGTCTTTGTTCTCCAAGAGTTGAATCCCGTTCGACGCTTCCACGACTTTCAAAGACGGGCTCGTGACCGTCCCCAGCACATTGTCCACCCACGACTCAAATCCTGCGCCGTTGTAAACAAAAACGTCCGCTTCCTGTACCTTGGCCACGTCCTTGGGTTTCGGTTCCCAATCGTGCGGCTCCATGCCCGACGGAACGAGCACCGTCACATCGACGAGATCGCCGCCGATTTGCTTGGCAAACTCATACATCGGGTAAAAACTCGTCACGACTCGAACCTTATGCGGGCCGTCACTGTCATCGTTCATATTCAGGTCTGTACAACCTACGGCAAACAAACTCGAGGTTAGCAAACCACACATTGCTAGTTTCCACCATTTCTTCATGCTTCAAACCCCCCAATGAAAACGGAACCGTTACGAAGTTTTCGCTCACATAACTATACTCCTCCAAAGGGCATTTGTAAAACGGAAAAGTTACGAAATCCCACGTTATTCAAAAAAAAAGCACCCCGCGTGTGCGAGGCTGCTTTCTTTTGTTAGTTCGCGTTGAGACCTTCGTCGAGCACCTTGAGATTTGCTTTCATCGTTTCGACGTAGGTTTTGTACCCGGTCGGATCTTGGCCGCCTTGGTAGGTGCCGAGAGCGCCCGCTACGTAGCCCATTTCGAACAGGAATTCTTTGACCCGCGGTGCGGCGTCTTGTTCGAAGAAGACGGTTTTCAGGTCATGCTTGGCGAGGTCTGCTTTGATCGCCTCGGATTTGGCCGGGTCGTCCCACGGGAACTTCGTGGCGTTGAACGTGTCCGGGACGTAGTTTTTGAGACCGTATTGTTGAGCCAGGTATTGGAATGCCGGATACGGCGAGACAATTTCTTTGTGCTTGGCTTTGGATGCCATGTCTTTGAATTGCTTGTCGAGATCGTCGAGTTGCTTTTTGAGGTCCTCGGCGTTTTTCTTGAAATCATCTTTGAACTTCGGCGCTTTTGCTTCCAGAGCGGCCTCGATGGTGTCAACTTCCTTCTTGGCGTTGACCGGGTCGAGGTAGAAGTACGGGTCTTTGCGCGGTTTGTTGCGCTCTTCATCCGAAACGTCTGGGTTGACAAAGCGTTGAAGTTGGAGCTTGTCGATGCCGGTAGAGGCGTCGACGACGGCGAGCTTTTTGTTCTTGATCTTCATCTCGGCTTCTACTTGGCTCCACCAGCGATCTTCCACATGTACACCGTTGCGGATGAACATGTCGGCGCTCTCCAGGTTTTTCTGGTCGGCAAGCGTCGGGGCCCACTGCCAAACGTTCGTGTCAAACGGCAGCCAAGTCGTCACATCCACGTGATCTTTGCCGATCTGTTTTGCAAAATCAGCTTCTGCCGCCATCGTCGTATACACTTTCACTTTGTCGCCCGAAACGGTCGAAGATGTTCCGATGTCGCATCCGGTGAGGGCAACCGTCGTCACAGCCAGGCCGAGGCCCAAGGTAGTAAAGGTAAGCGATTTCAACCAACGTTTTTCCATCGTAGTGTGACCTCCCATTAAAGCTCTCAATCTCTCTCTGAAAATTCTTTCTCTTGTAGTGTATATAAAAAACCGTTTCCCGTCCATAAGCAATTTTTAAAGGACGGTGACAAATGTGTGTCATTGCACGGTGAACGGAACCTCCAGTTTGACGTGTTCCTCCCGTTTTCCTCGTTGGAAGACAGCGAGGAGCGTATGGGTACCGGAGGGGGCCGATTTTTGCGGGCGCAGAACGAAATCGACGGCGAGCGTGTCGTGGACGTTGAGGGTCTTCGGCACGAGGGCTTCGGTGCAGATGTTGGGTTCGCCGACTTTTTTGACGCGCAGGTAGCCGGCGGTGGAGACGTTGATCCCCGGATCACAGCCGTTGTACCCGACGAAGTTGACCCGTTCCGAGCCTTCGTTCGTCGCTTCCACATGGACGTGGATGTCGTCTCGCGGGCCGTAGGAAGCCCGGTCGAGGGTGGCGCTCAGTTTGACGCCGTCCTCCTCCTTGACTTGGTTGTGCGCCGGGTCGTAGGCCTGGCCTTTTTCGGCACAGCCGACGAGGGCGAGGAGGAGCGTGAGGATGAGAGCGAGGGGTTTCATGGGTAGACCTCCTTGTGAACAAAAAAGCACACTTCTGCTCTCCCTACTTTTCCCTGAAAAAAAGAAAAAGCCACGCCCCCCGGCGTGACTTTTTTCGTTATTGCGCTTGTGCCTGCAGCCATTCTCTCACGTTTGCAAGTTGAACTTTGACGCTCTCGGTGCCGGTGCCGCCCTTGGAATTGCGGGCGTTGACGACGTTGCGGATGTCGAGGGCTTGGAAGAGGTCTGCTTCGAACAGCTCCGACGCTTCTTGGTATTGCGCCAAGGTCAGGTCTGCGAGGTAGATCCCTCCCTCGATGCATTGCAAGACCAGTTTCCCGATCACTTCATGCGCATTGCGGAACGGCAATCCCTTGCGCACGAGATAGTCGGCGAGGTCGGTCGCGTTCGAGAAGTCCGCTTTGACGGCACGCTCGACGTTCGCCCGACGGACTTGCAACGTTTCGATCATGCCCGTGAACAGGATGAGGCCCGTTTTCAGCGTGTCGACGGTGTCGAACATGCCCTCTTTGTCTTCTTGCAAATCTTTGTTGTACGCCAACGGCAACCCCTTTAGTACCGTCAGCAATCCGATCAGATCCCCATATACCCGACCCGTTTTGCCGCGCAAAAGCTCGGCGACGTCGGGGTTTTTCTTTTGCGGCATGATGCTGGAGCCTGTGCAGTAGGCGTCGTCGAGCTCGACGAACGAAAACTCGGTCGACGACCAGAGCACCAACTCTTCACAGAAACGCGACAAGTGCATCATGAGAATCGACGAATCCGCCAAAAACTCCAAGATGAAGTCGCGGTCGCTTACCGCGTCCATCGAATTTTCATACAGTCGCGAGAACCCCAATTCCTTCGCA
It encodes:
- a CDS encoding metal ABC transporter permease translates to MFEMLQYGFLQNAFLAGIMIAVVAPVIGVYLVLRRQSLMADTLSHVSLAGVAIGALIGTYPMVTAMIAALLGAVLVDTLRRSFKAYSELSIAILMSGGLASAVVLMSFNKGASRGFTSYLFGSIIAVSTTDLLIMAGVVLLCGLFFWFFWRPMYVLTFDEETAQVSGVPARTLSLAFSLLAGLVVAVAMPIVGVLLVSSLMILPAAISMRISRGFTMTVWVAVLTGLFAVLGGLTASYQLDIPPGGTIVLLLLVVLVVVLIVKRLFSLGAASVGTDANVLRSKTVEER
- the ftsX gene encoding permease-like cell division protein FtsX — protein: MKIRTMGRHGREGLRNLSRNGWMTFASISAVTVTLLLLGIFLVLAYNVQQFSKQLESQVEMNVYVKEGAARADVLELERQLKSLPELSSVTYVSKESGLDQLRDKLAENANLLEGLDSENPLPDKFILKAKDPQTIATVAKKVQTLPLVDKVNYGKDTVEKMFKGINFVRNAGAVFVVGLCFTALFLISNTIKVTIFARRREIEIMKLVGATNWFIRWPFLIEGLMIGVFGALIPTALISFGYQYILGSYPGFMYFTFAPISLIYSVAAILISIGALIGMIGSVMSISRFLRI
- a CDS encoding ATP-binding cassette domain-containing protein; amino-acid sequence: MKLAEMRDVVFGYGQTPVLDQLQVQVGTSEFIGLTGPNGSAKTTTLKLLLGLLTPQHGSVELSPTGPKGKPLVLGYVPQNIASFNAGFPSTVYELVRSGLYTRKRWFGLLPSDEVARVEQVLKQVGMWEHRKRKIGELSGGQKQRVCLARSLVLEPDLLVLDEPTTGMDVEARTSFYDLIQHQVQHHGRTVLMVTHDLEETLPRLTRLLVLDKRIRFDGTPQQFQDRMDLRAKTETLPLYCCYDDEEGVE
- a CDS encoding metal ABC transporter substrate-binding protein, whose amino-acid sequence is MKKWWKLAMCGLLTSSLFAVGCTDLNMNDDSDGPHKVRVVTSFYPMYEFAKQIGGDLVDVTVLVPSGMEPHDWEPKPKDVAKVQEADVFVYNGAGFESWVDNVLGTVTSPSLKVVEASNGIQLLENKDENHDGHEDAVAFGQPSQMMDPHVWLDPKLAQQEVRTIANALEKKDPAHAEVYKKNAADYIAQLADLDQAFTDEFTGAPNKEFVTSHTAFGYMAKSYGLTQVPIAGLSPEQEPSAGDMRDIVNLVKAHNVKTIFFETLASPKVAETVAREVGAKTGVLNPLEGLTEDEKAQGLDYIGVQKQNLTALKQALSEA
- a CDS encoding metal ABC transporter substrate-binding protein: MEKRWLKSLTFTTLGLGLAVTTVALTGCDIGTSSTVSGDKVKVYTTMAAEADFAKQIGKDHVDVTTWLPFDTNVWQWAPTLADQKNLESADMFIRNGVHVEDRWWSQVEAEMKIKNKKLAVVDASTGIDKLQLQRFVNPDVSDEERNKPRKDPYFYLDPVNAKKEVDTIEAALEAKAPKFKDDFKKNAEDLKKQLDDLDKQFKDMASKAKHKEIVSPYPAFQYLAQQYGLKNYVPDTFNATKFPWDDPAKSEAIKADLAKHDLKTVFFEQDAAPRVKEFLFEMGYVAGALGTYQGGQDPTGYKTYVETMKANLKVLDEGLNAN
- the argH gene encoding argininosuccinate lyase, whose product is MKLWGGRFTKPTNELVELYTASIPFDQKLAAQDIRGSLAHVKMLGACGIIPQEDAETIAAGLVQVQAKLEQGELQFSISHEDVHMNVEKHLIDLIGPVGGKLHTGRSRNDQVALDMHLYLKEEVEEIVAILYRLVEVLTNKAEEYLDVIIPGYTHLQRAQPVLLAHHLLAYVGMFRRDIERYEDAYKRIDMMPLGSGALAGTTFPIDRDLVAKELGFSRLYENSMDAVSDRDFILEFLADSSILMMHLSRFCEELVLWSSTEFSFVELDDAYCTGSSIMPQKKNPDVAELLRGKTGRVYGDLIGLLTVLKGLPLAYNKDLQEDKEGMFDTVDTLKTGLILFTGMIETLQVRRANVERAVKADFSNATDLADYLVRKGLPFRNAHEVIGKLVLQCIEGGIYLADLTLAQYQEASELFEADLFQALDIRNVVNARNSKGGTGTESVKVQLANVREWLQAQAQ
- a CDS encoding murein hydrolase activator EnvC family protein — its product is MQARKSRFTRTMVFGLTTAAALAMTFPSAVFADIDDLKTQQQQQQQQLDAAKQREQDAKQKKDQFQKQINVNANDINKLTADIDAKETEITKLQGSIYTKNQEIEITQGKLTEAEARVKERDKVLKQRLKMMYEQGEVQYLDVLLDATSFSDFLDRFDTLAIIYQQDTEILKKNKADRDTIEATKKKLEDDRNTLTAMKTQQVEQKSELDGLKAQKVALNQQLETDKSAQERIEQEAQQMQDDAIKQIYAISQQISAEQNKQNTTPTQSAGGPFIWPLPGVSTITDEFGDRIDPFTGQRMGHNGMDIAGPQGTTVVAAQTGKVITAGWVTGFGNCIIIDHGGGLWSLYGHLMNGGILVSVGQQVTQGDAIGKEGSTGRSTGPHLHFGVYENGVVVNPRKYL
- the ftsE gene encoding cell division ATP-binding protein FtsE gives rise to the protein MIEMHDVWKTYPNGAVALQGISVRIDKGEFVYVVGPSGAGKSTFIKLMYREERPSKGSIFVNGFNIERLKERKIPLLRRQIGVVFQDFKLLPTKTVRENVAFALEVIEASPKKIRTRVAEVLELVGLSEKATALPTELSGGQQQRVSIARALINNPSVIIADEPTGNLDPETSWDIMRLFEEINNRGTTIVMATHNKEIVNTLKKRVLAVEGGQIVRDQKRGVYGYEN